The Castor canadensis chromosome 13, mCasCan1.hap1v2, whole genome shotgun sequence genome has a window encoding:
- the Spaca9 gene encoding sperm acrosome-associated protein 9 isoform X1, with the protein MNEVKESLRSIEQKYKLFQQQQFTFIAALEHCRENAHDKIQPIASIGQVQSYMEHYCNSSTDRRVLHMFLDICSELNGLCQQFEALHSGTPVTNNLLEKCKTLVSQSNDLSSLRAKYPHDVVNHLSCDEARNHYGGVVSLVPIVLDLMKEWIAHSEKLPRKVLQHVSAPWAHQEATATATWPWLRKPKCRQLAKDSLKLRGKDRCSKPPWRPPGGKL; encoded by the exons ATGAATGAGGTGAAAGAGTCCCTCCGCAGCATCGAGCAGAAGTACAAGCTCTTCCAACAGCAGCAGTTCACCTTCATCGCGGCCCTGGAGCACTGCAGGGAAAATGCCCACGACAAGATCCAGCCCATTGCCAGCATCGGACAG GTGCAGAGCTACATGGAGCACTACTGCAACAGCTCCACAGACCGGCGGGTTCTGCACATGTTCCTGGACATCTGTTCCGAGCTGAATGGGCTCTGCCAGCAGTTTGAGGCCTTGCATTCAGGCACCCCGGTCACCAACAACCTCCTTGAGAAATGCAAAACCCTGGTTAGCCAGAGCAATGACTTGAGCAGCCTCAGAGCAAA GTACCCACATGATGTGGTGAACCACCTGAGCTGTGACGAGGCCAGGAACCACTACGGTGGCGTGGTCAGCCTCGTCCCCATAGTCCTGGACTTAATGAAAGAATGGATCGCCCACTCGGAGAAGCTGCCCCGCAAGGTGCTGCAGCACGTGAGTGCACCCTGGGCTCATCAGGAAGCCACTGCAACAGCGACCTGGCCTTGGTTAAGGAAACCCAAGTGTAGGCAGCTGGCAAAAGACAGCCTCAAACTGAGGGGGAAAGACAGGTGTTCAAAACCTCCCTGGAGGCCACCTGGTGGGAAATTGTAA
- the Spaca9 gene encoding sperm acrosome-associated protein 9 isoform X2 has product MNEVKESLRSIEQKYKLFQQQQFTFIAALEHCRENAHDKIQPIASIGQVQSYMEHYCNSSTDRRVLHMFLDICSELNGLCQQFEALHSGTPVTNNLLEKCKTLVSQSNDLSSLRAKYPHDVVNHLSCDEARNHYGGVVSLVPIVLDLMKEWIAHSEKLPRKVLQHGTT; this is encoded by the exons ATGAATGAGGTGAAAGAGTCCCTCCGCAGCATCGAGCAGAAGTACAAGCTCTTCCAACAGCAGCAGTTCACCTTCATCGCGGCCCTGGAGCACTGCAGGGAAAATGCCCACGACAAGATCCAGCCCATTGCCAGCATCGGACAG GTGCAGAGCTACATGGAGCACTACTGCAACAGCTCCACAGACCGGCGGGTTCTGCACATGTTCCTGGACATCTGTTCCGAGCTGAATGGGCTCTGCCAGCAGTTTGAGGCCTTGCATTCAGGCACCCCGGTCACCAACAACCTCCTTGAGAAATGCAAAACCCTGGTTAGCCAGAGCAATGACTTGAGCAGCCTCAGAGCAAA GTACCCACATGATGTGGTGAACCACCTGAGCTGTGACGAGGCCAGGAACCACTACGGTGGCGTGGTCAGCCTCGTCCCCATAGTCCTGGACTTAATGAAAGAATGGATCGCCCACTCGGAGAAGCTGCCCCGCAAGGTGCTGCAGCAC GGGACGACTTAG